GTTTTTCGTAAGttttttccgtgatttttctgttttgaaaaGCTCCTTGACTAGTAGAAATGTGACGATTGGGAAGAGAAAGCAAGGGATTATCtggaattttaagtttttagaTTCCGCTAGCTCtggttatttgaaatttcagtaccACAAGTTTAccttttaacagaaaaaatttaaagctggagtagcgccagtgggaaaattcCTGTAAAACATGCCTaaggtaccacaatgaccaaatatcatagaaaaaatattcaaaacaaattctaaatttcatatgattttttgaaatttagaaaaatctcagtttgcGTCGgattaaatttgaacttcccgccaatGTATTCGCTTGATAGAATGTGCATACACGGTTATATTTTTACTACAGTTCAATATATACTAGCACTTAATACTTACTACTACTACTTACTACGACTTACTAGTACTTACTAGTACTTTAGTACTTACGTTAGAAATCAGTGCATCCATAATTATAGCCACCTTCACCAAAACCGCATTTTCTCTCATAAAATACTCAGCAACGTCGATAAAATATGTCAACTCCCCTTGAGGTTGACATTCTGTTTTCtgccaaatttcaattatgttgttttcaaaaatttgaatagctGAACTTGGCAGGCTCAATAGGAACACCCCAAAAATGGTGTAGAACGCGGTCGGCTGATTTGACAGCTGCTTATATTTCAGGTTCATTGGATTTCGTACAATCAGTGTTCTGATAAAAGCTATTGATAAGAATAACCACGTGGAGCATCTTCGAGAAAAGTCCTTGATTACAAAACCAGACTTGTCGATTAATGTTATCCAATACGAAAACCGCCCCAAACATGGGCTCGAAGCGTGgataaaatgtgaaattatCTGCTtgaattggaataaaaatgtcaaaatatcaaaaattgcaacagCTGCCATAATCAAATTTATTGACGAGCTcctcattgattttttagtaaGGATCACAAAATGTAGAATATTGATGAGTATACAGATGACTGATAAGTATGGTTCTATTATCGAAATTGTGAGGGAAACTGTTCTGAAAACTGGATATGTTTAgctttgaaaacaatttttcaaaaaaactcactcaatttttttctcaaatgagCATAAAGAAAGTGCAATAGAATACTCGAATCCAGCGTAAAAAGTATCGATAAAATCACACGTCGACATGCTCCGAACGAGTTGGTTATATGATATTGCTCACCACCTATTTGAATTGagttagctttttttttactttttcagatacTTAGACAATTGATAATATATTATATTGCAGCTGACATATATCatgaaattggcaaaataacTTCCGAGAACGGGAAAAGCTCGTTAAACCACGTTGATCATTCGGACTTTGAACCCAGAGGGGAGTGCACAGTTGTTGTAATTGTAATGAGCTTATGAGAGGAAAGACTAGAACTACAATTAGGATATGCTTTGATGGCGAGGTAGTGCCTACTGCTTGCCTGCCGCCTGCCTCTAACTAAACTACATGGTATTCCAATGTGACAAAAGCTTTATTCAATAATTCAGTATTAGATTTTACTCATCGCAATTGTAGACATCTTCTTACAGCTCTCACAGTGTTGAGTTACGCTGACAATGCTGCTCTtactcttctgaaaaaaaactcattttcatTGGAAATCCTTCACGAAAATCATCCTTACCTGCGAAAGATAGCCACAAGAGATTACTGATTTTGCAGAAGCTCGATACTGAGAAGACATCAACGTACATAGAATACAGTGAGTGAGGGTGTTCGCAGAAAATATTAGGGAGAAAATGTTTCCGAAATGGCTCATGATCATCCAGACATTGAGAATTTTGCACACTTCTAGGGCATGAAACGAGAGGCTTGGTGTTAGCACAGATAGTGCGATGAGTAGTTGCTTtgcagcggccgacactttctGGGTTCCGCGCCGGCAGAGGCGCCGGAATGGATTCCCTAATTCACAGTAAATTTGCGATGGCGGAATATGTCGGCTGCTTACTTAACACACAAATTAATGAAATCGTAAAAATCAGCCCACATCATTCCTGGAGAATCCATGAAAAACCAAGTGATCGACGTATTCAAACCAAGCGGGAACTCCGCGAAGAAGAAAATTAAAGTGTTgtagaaaactaattttgtcCCCTTTTGAGAGCCATTTTGATTTGAGTTCTTGACAGAAGTCGACAGTTTTTTCCGAGACTCATCGGTTTTCAAAGCTCAtttatcaagaaaaatgtgacaaCTGGGAATAGGATGCAGGGAATGATCTGGAAGTGAGTTCAGATTATAATAaggaatttgaacttttaactGTGtatattttagtaattttaaaaacaaattctgTCACAAATCATATCCAATGTGATTTCTACTCAGTCCACGAGCGGtcaattcaattatttttggagcTTAAATCACAGAACCAAAATATCaacgaatgaaaaaaaaacctacattAGATATCATAGCATCAGTTAATATAgcgatttttaccaaaatcgcattatttttgagaaaatattccGAAGCTACAATAAAATATGTCAATTCTCCAGTTGGATGGCACGTGGTAGGCTGATCAACTTCTAATAGCTTattctcaaatatttgaataattgaCAATGGAAGGCTCAAAATTGAGATTCCACATATTACAAGAATTGCAGCCTCAGCATTTCCTAGTTTTTTGTACTTTGAGTTCATTGGATACTTTATGATCAAAGTTCGAACAAGGGCAATTGAGAAGCAAAGCCACGTGGAGCATCTTCTCGAATAGTCCTTTGCTACATAACAATACTTGTCaagtacagtaatccaatatgaaaacttttcaaaacatggGTTATTGCCCATTGCGAGATGCATAATGACTTGTTTTAACTGGAATTGAAAGGtgcaaatgtcgaaaaatgcgaCTGAAGCCATTATCACATTGATAGAAGATTTTATAGAGAATTGTCTGACAATGTGAGTTTGCAAAATTGTTATGTGACGAATATATTCAACTTGTGAAGatctataaattttcataattcaaaacgtcataaaaTGTTGTGCTACAATATTAGAATGtaacttttcaactgataacAAACACACAAGTTTTGGTGATAAGCCTAACAACATCCTCTTGTTTTTCACAATTCTACTCTCTATTTAAAGTGAGCTATCAACACCATTCACTATCATTTTGGCATGATTTTCAAGGTTCTCATTCCATCACTTCTCCtgctcttcattttttcctctGCATTTGACAAGGAGCTCATTCACAAGTGTTTCATGTTTTGCAGAAATTCCACAGAAATGGCGGACTGGAAATCCTGCGAAAGACACTGTTTTGAGCAAGGAggtcatttttaaagttttatttggaaaataaaacgtTTTATAGGAGACGCCGACAGGGCCTTTTTGGAATGCGATTTTAAGTGTATGGACAAACACATTACTCCGGATGGAAAAAACTTAACCGATATTCAAGGTTTAGGAGAATGCATCCAAAAATGTAGAGATGATTCTGATTAATTGTTGTAAGAACTCGTAATTTTACATTCATAAATGATTATTGTCTGCTGTGTTCTGGAGTTACCACGGATAAGAAAATGCATCCGAATGTGTAGAACTGATTCTCATTAATTGTTAAGAGTCCTTAATTTTACATTCATAAATGATTCTTGGATTTTGTGTTCTCAAGTTTCAGGATTGTGAGAAACGTTTCGTGATGGTTCCAACAGTCACCATggcttattttcagaactgcACATTTTGATATGATgacttaattttaaataaaaaataaaaaaggaaatgtaTAAAACCATTGATTAGTTTCAGAATAACGtcgttttttcatttaaatattgcaaaaaaaatctgaaaaactgcCTGAAACTTTTGGCAAATGAACACTCTCAACATgtttttaaaacctttttttgcaATAGCGTTATGCAATAGCACCTTCCATTGCCAAATTATGAATTAAAATATGTCTAAAAAACACGGATTCCCAATgttcaatatatttattcCCAAACAAATACAATCAATTAAGGCGCTCAGAGGTCTGGAATCGATTGGATTCTTGGGGGGCCTTCTGGACCTTTTGAAATTCCTCGATGGCAGGTAGTTTCTGGTTTTTCCGAGCTGCCGGAATAAGACGGAATTCCTGGGATCCGTGGGATTTTTGAGCTTCCTCCATTAATACACGGAACTCCCGGAATCCGTGGTATTTTTGAGCCACCTTCCTCAATATCTGGAATTCCTGGAATTCGTGGTATTTTTCCGCCACCTTCCTCAATAGCTGGAATTCCTGGAATATATGGTATTCTTCCGCCACCTCCATTAATATTCGGAATTTCTGAAATGGCTGGAATACGCTGAGCAAATCCAAAGTTTGCAGCACAGGCGATGAGAGCGAGAAGATAGACGATGGAATTCATGTTGACTGAATTGTGAGTATTCCTTTGTTACAAGCTCATTTTTATATGGAATACAGACAAAATAGGTATGCAATAAAAACTTATTCTGGATTTTCAGACAttcttttgtattttctgtttttgaaatatacggGGGAtggcttgtttttttttgggatttgaaaaataaaacatggcAACGATAAGTTGCGGGTCAAGATTCCTTTCGATTCGTTgcttttcaattgaattgaattcgTGGGagatttatatatatatatatttttataactATGGATTTCTTATCGCTTCTTTTTGACAATAgctttttcgagaaaaattggttcaaaagaaatcaatttttgtcgGTTGACAATAAatcttgaaaaacttttttgtcgacaattcctattttttcaagaGGACGAAAAGTATATTGCTCTTTCTTACtaaaaaactttcttttttcaatttccacatACCAAAAAACAGTTGACGAACTGAGACTAAAATGATGATAGGCACAAAACACAAGCAGAAACCATCAAATAGACACGAAAATAGTACGCATAGCAAGGAGACGTAGACAGCTACGGCAGAAAGGACACAAACAAGAAAACTGTATATAAAATTCTTGgagttttggaagttttttatATTACTTTTTGCactttcgaataaaaaaaatgcttgaCCGTTTGACTGTAAGTTTTAGAagcttccaaatttttataaattaagaTACCATTTTTAGGACCTGGCGATTGGCAACGTGATTTCTAATGCTATAAATATTGGAAACCGGCTTAATATTTTCAAGGCAATTGCAGAAATATCCAACGAAGAAAATCCAGTACTTCCAGAACAGATTGCAGCAAAAGCGGGGTGCAAAGAAAGGTGTTACACTTTTCTTAATTAATAATACAACCAGGGGTAAACGGCGATTGCTGTTCGGCAAATCAGCGAATTGCCgttttgcctatttgccggaaattttcattgtcggcaaatttccgatcTGCCGTTTGTTGAACATCAAAATCCAAAGGATGtatacaattttgccgattaaaattgaaattctgaagtttccaaaaaaatgcaaaaccacaatttgccgaaatgtTGTGGCAAACTCGACAAATCAacagtttgccggaaactttcaataccggaaatttgccgatttgccgaattgccggaaactttcgtttgccgcccaccccttaATTGAactaaatttataaatttcagatacgTCCGTGAGTGGTGTAACACTTTGGCATGTGGGAATATTCTAGAAGTGAATGAAAAGGAAGAATTTTGGAtatcaaaagaaaatgttgaagCTCTGACCAATACCAGCTTCCAACTTATGTTCCACACCATGCTTCCCACCGTTCTAAGACCTATCGATTCTCTCATCGAGTGCTTCAAAAAAGACGGCCCCTACGGTCTGGATTACTCAATCTACTCGGATTTCGAAGATATGCAAGCAATGTTCACAAAAACCGTCTACGAACAACATATGATCTCCGGCTTGATTCCAGCTTTTGGAAATGGGATCAAGGAGAAGCTTGAGGATGGAGGTTTCCGAGTATTGGATGTTGGGTGCGGGGAAGGTTTCCACTCCTGCTTGCTTGCTGAAAACTATTCCAAATCTCAATTTGTTGGGTTAGACATTTGCGAAAAAGCTATCAAATCCGcaaagttgaacaaaaaatccgATGGATCCGACTTCCAGAACCTAGAGTTTGTGGTAGGGGATGCCATGATAATGCCAGAGGACTGGACTGGTTGCTTCGATTTGGTGGCTTTTTTTGGGTCTCTACACGATCTTTTGCGCCCTGATCTGGTAAGAAAAATTccctgaatttttgaaatctgctctttttctttcagagTTTGCTTGAAGTGCATCGAGTGCTGAAGCCAGGTGGAATGGTAGTGCTGACTGAATCCGATGGAACTAGCAATGTTTTCCAAGATCGCGAAGCTTTCGGAAAGATGTCTGCTCTCCAGTACGGTGGCTCAATGCTCCATTGTCTGCCAGTGGGCAGTAATAGTTCAGATGCGATGGGATATGGCTCGATGTGGGGACGGAAAAGAGCCACCGAGCTCATGACTAAGTGTGGATTCAAGGATATTGAAATCACCCCAATTATTCATTTCCCAGGAAGTGTGTTCTATGttttgaagaaatgaaaaaacacGGTTTTTTATCTTTTGTAATTGAGAAGATGGAATAAAATTTAACAGCCATTGTAATTTTTAGCGTCCGGCTTCTACATAATCTACTGTAatgctacagtaatcttttaCACGATAGAATAGGTCTTTCACGAAGGGCAAATACTCATTGACTCCaaaatcattgactacctgttTTCATTGCCTACCCTTGCTTTTTGCCTACCTctttctcattgcctaccctTTGCTCATTGCCTTCCTGTTTTCATTGCCTACGTGTTGCTCGTTGACTACCgtttctcattgcctactcTTTCTCATTGTCTACCCTTTGCTCATTGTCTATTTTcgatctaaaaatgaaataatctCCAAAACTCTCGGAACTTAGTGTtttcaaactggcgtatctcaaaaaatacacatctggaaaacaaatgtccaactaacaaaatgatcagaaatattttttctttctaattcaatagtttttatatCAATACACTAACTTTCTGTAGAGTTACACGGAGTCAAAGCCATTTTAGCAAAAttcacataaaattttaagaagtcttttgttgtaccctttataactcaactttcattgaatttcagaagataaattttgttgaatagtaggtgaaaaatatttttttacattttaccagtttcaagttttcggattttttcatgttccgccaagttacagaccgtttttcaaaaaaatccaatttcgcttataaaaatcttcatattcaacgtatcgacttgaaattttgaaaaatgatcacttttttgatgtctctacaatgtcctaaaaaatctttcaaaaacactgtccatctccaaaatcgtcctccgctccaAAATAAGAAAGTGGACCTTTGCCTTCcgaaaaatgggcgaaaaactgaaattgcgatttttgggtcgaaaaaaatatttttagaaagctgagaacacgctatttgcgaatttcatgttcatttcAGGTGATTTCTTCTCTTACacgacctaaaaattaaacaaaaataacatatttttaattctcacgtgtaactatttggtaatttgctcagtgtttcaattgttttaatgcaaattttaaaaaatttcacgtgagaataaaaattatgttctttttgtttaatttttaggtcgtttaagaaaagaaatcactcaaaatgaacatgaaattcgtaaatagcgtgttctcagctttctaaaaatatttttttcgacccaaaaatcgcaatttcagtttttcgcccatttttcgGAAGGCAAAGGTCCACTTTCTTATTTtggagcggaggacgattttggagatggacagtgttttttgaaaaattttttaggacattgtagagacatcaaaaaaatgatcatttttcaaaatttcaagtcgatacgttgaatatgaagatttttataagcgaaattgaatttttttgaaaaacggtctctaacttggcggaacatgaaaatatccgaaaacttaaaactggtaaaatgtagaaaaatatttttcactcactattcaacaaaatttatcttctgaaattcaatgaaagttgagttataaagggtacaacaaaagacttctaaaaatttttgtgaattttggaaaaatggcttTGACTCCGTGTAACTTTACAAAATGTTggtgtattgaaataaaaactattaaattagaaagaaaaaatatttctcatcattttgttagttggacatttgtttttcaggtgtgtattttttgagatacgccagtttgaaaatactcagTTCAGAGAGTTTTGGAGGTTATTTCATTTGAATGAACAAATTGAGTAGATGTACCTTTGATGTATTCTTGGAATACGGTCCTTGTACGTGCCTCTTGACTGATGAAGAAAACAAGTAGACAATGAGCACAggtaggcaatgagaacaggtagtcaatgattttGGAGTCAATGAGTATTTGCCTCCACGAAGGCACCACTCTCGCCCGCCCTCACACCATTGCCCTTATCTGTTGCACACAGCTATAGTGGGGCAAGGTCCCGCACAGCGTCGGCCGCAGTACACAGAGTGTGATAGTGCGGGCGCACAGGCGTGCGGGAGTAGGGCGGGCGTGGTGTGCCCTCTTAGCGCCTCGTCTTCGTGGAATGCAGACACCTTACGTACACCTTACGGGTTACGGAACAAGTAGTTCATCGCAGACCTCCTTCGTGGTCGGCTGCGCTTATTCTATAGGGAACACACAGAAATATCGATTTATGTATAGTTCCGAACACGAGGTTGTTATCAGAATATCAATCGTATTAGAATGATTTCAGGTTAGTATTTATTTGGTTcagaataaaacatttatgtAATTTTTGGTAAAGTAACATGCCAAGGTCCATATTAAAACTACACAGGCTCCCAGATGGTGTTGTGCTCCAGATTGTATATCTTCTAGTTGTAGCTCAACtcttttgcctgaaaattgaaaaaaatttcaaatcaaaattttctccaaaaaagtaCCGCAATTACTTCCAGTATAAGTCAAATTTGATCTATACTCTCTGTAATTAACATACGAGCCTACATAAATCCGGAAAAGTTGGCAAGGCTCGTAGAATTCCGGATGATTGTCTTGTATGATTGCCAATCTTTCTCCTCTTGTGAGAATGTTctgaaagtttggaaaataaaattatcctACATATAGGCGATGAGCAAGTCTACCCAAATTCCGCTCATTTTCGcgtatttcaaatttggatTCGAGATTATCATTGCAACTGGGGATgactctaaaaaatttttttcaatgttataaaattttctttatgaAAAAACCACCATTTAATACTGTAATATAGTGTAGCGAATCCAGAAAACCGATGCTATCCAAAGTTGTATTTTGAATAATCAGGGAGccgaataaaaattctaacacTCTAAGCTTCGTCACATAGTCCTCATCTCCACCTTCTATAATCAAATTCCCCATTATTATTTCACAATTATTCGGGAGCTCCTCCATTGAGATGAAAATGCATAAAACTATATCTTCTAGATTTCCATAGTCCTCGCATAATTTTGCGTCTAGATTCTCCACAGAAAGATCAGACTGTAGGAAGAAATTGTTCAACTCGGGGAGGGTTAGGCAAAAATCTggatgcaaattttcaaagtttactCGAATAATTCCACTCCAATAATTTTCGATATCCTGAAATTCACAAATCAGCAAttattttaacagaaaattccGTCAAAACATTACCTGAAAATTCGGGAGCCCCAGCCGCGTCATATTTGGATTATCGTGAATATTAATGAGAAGTTGCTCATCGATTCCttcattttgaacttttattctTTCGAGTTTCGAAATGAATGAGAGATTCTGCAGGGTAGTGTGGCGGATTTCAATGTTTCCTTTGATGACTTTAACGGTTGATAAATAAGAAAGATCTCCTTCACCAGTGACATTGAAAACCTTCAAACCATTTACCAAAGTATCACAATTATCCATGTGATTCGGTTTATAAACATCAACCTCTCCAAATTGGCAGCCTGGAAAGAGTACATTCATTTACAAAATCCCATTTTCATACAGTTgtgtcaaagttttttgttagaaatttagatagaaatatagagaaatatttgcactttctgaaaatctctttattttcaagtaaaagTTCCGGAAAGTTGCTCAAAATGGGACGCGAAATCGCATTTTGCTAGGTAATCGTGTGGGCGGCAACGacattttccggcaaatcggcaaatcgacaaattgccggaattgaaaaatttccggcaatttggcaagttgccggaattgaaaaatttccggaaaatcggcaaaccggaacATTGTCGATTCGCCGAACTTGCCTGAAAAACgggaattgccgaaaattttcggcgaactgtggttttgcacatttttcggaaatttcagtatttcaatttcaataggcaacattgtacgcatcctatgaacaTTCCTACATctacttccggcaaattggcaaattgccggaatttaaattcttggcaaatcggcaaatcggcaaattgccggaattgaaatttccggaaaaatcggcGAACCGTCCagctgccgatttgccgcacttgccggaaaaacggcaattgccgaaaactttCGGGCAATTGCGggtttgctcatttttttttggaaatttaagtattttaatttcaataggCAACATTGTACGCATCTTATGAATGTTTCTACATCCATTCGGAAAAGTAAGTAAATTCTATAGAAATATctgaagaaaacgggaaaaatgttcaaagaggcacagttttaattgtttccgtcttataaaaatgcCCTCTAAAcactttcggcaaattgaaatCCGGAAACcacaattcggcaaattgtcgaaaataaaaaattccggcaaatcggcaaaccggcaaacgacaaatcgacaatttgaaaatctaaatttctgGGACATTGCCaagccggcaatttgccaatttgccaaatttgtggacaaagaaattttctgaacGTTTTCCATATaatatctttcaaaaatttcaatcaaaaggaaatgtacatattttcaaaaagtggacaagtttttctatatttctgcaagataaaaatatatttcataattttgccaaaaaaatgtgcccGCCATCTCCGGTCCacagtgaattttttgctttttaccATCGCAATCTCTcttgtttccaaaaatcttcatGTTCATATAGTGATCTAGATAATTCGTgtaacaaaatatttcaagtttctcattattttcaacTTCGAAATTACACTCCTTCAGACCTTCTCGACGAATCATATTAAATCTATATAGCACATCAATTTCGTTCAACTCGGAATTGTTCTTGATGAATAAGCCATCTAAAACTAGAAGTTTAGGCTCttttgctgaaattaaaattttcaacttacaATCGCtgcatgaaaaattaaatggcCCATTTGGAAACCTTGTAGTTATGAAAGATAGGCTTGTATACTTTGTATTCTCGATTCGTAACCCGCCAaccaaaaagttcattttcttgaaggccttttccaatttctcatgTGCTAAGTCAGTTCTAGAATCTATAACTATAATTGCACAGACAACCTCGCATTTCgggaaaaattgtattgtttttgaagttatttCGGTGTAATTAAACATGCActtcttttctgaaacaaaaaaaaaattttaaaaattgataatcgtaagaaaaaatttcccacCACAGCTATTTGAATCAAATACATTTTGTAAAGCTTTAGATAAATTGAGAGAGCTGCAGTAgcgaaataaaataaaaagtaggaaaatgcaaaaaatcgatagggaaaatgttttcatgttGAGCATGAGATTTGATGCTTGGGCaacaaattatttcaaaaagtttgggGACATGCGAAGGTAGTTATTATAGCTGACTCAAAATGTAGTGTGATGTAGGGGTGTCAAGAATAACgttgattttatcaaatacTAAAACCCCAAAAATGTCGGACGCTAAAAAACGTGTGAGATCAGTTTTTAGGAATTATGCAGACTGTGACAATTGTTAACGTTTGACGGGAACTGTGgtccgaaaattaaaaaaaaattgaatgatttatttcaaaaatacatctTTAAAGGGTTTAAGCTCCATACAATTATAAAAACACACAAATTAAGTTTCGATgcttccaaatttccaatttctactCTCTCTCCGCAGTGACTTCCGGTATGCGTCAAGTTAGTACGATGCAATACCAAACCGTATCTTGATTATGCTCGTTAAACAGATCGCAAGGTTTTGACTTGAACAAATTAGCATAATTATCTTGGATTATGGCAATTCGTTTTCCTCTCGTCACGACAGCctaaaattgttaattgtaGTATTAAGccaattttctagaataacTACCATTCCTCCCACTGAGACCTTTTTCAAGTTTGGATTAGAATAAATTCGGATGACTGGTGAATCTGTAACTTTACGATTTGAAGTTGTACACTGAAAAGCCTCACCTGAACGAAACTATATAACTAAGGTAACTCAGAAAATATGTATCATTAAGTTGGGTATTCCGTATTGTCACTGTTCCAACCAAGTAACTAGTCCAATCCAACTTGCTCACATAAACTTCATCGCCTTCTCCAATTGTTATATCTCCAATAATAGCGTCACAATCGTTTGGCAAGTCACTCATAGATTTGAAAATACAGTTGACAGCATCTGGTATCTCTCCCGGATCCGCACAAAGTTTAGCGTGaaggtttttgaaatggaagtAAGACCACATCAAACGATGGATTTCTGGCAATGTTAGACAAAAATCAGGatgtagattttcaaaattcgcgTTTCTCAATTTGAGTCCGTCCAAGTGATATGTGTCGTGAGCgtttttgaattcttcaaGCTTCGGAAACCCGAGACGAATCATTTCCGGATTATCGTGAAGATTGAAATCAATTTGCTCGCCACTTCCATTGttactaattttcaaaatttctagattttctagacaagataaattttgaatatttgagtGATGAATATTAAAGTCTCCTCGAATATATGTCAGATTTGAAAATAGCTTAACACTGATAGATCTGTTAAGTTGGAAAGTTCCAATCCAGCACTTAGACTTTGGCATGCTGTATAGGTTCTAATTTCAGCCTCGCTTAACTTTCCACCATGGCATCCTGAATTTGTGgatgggaaaaaattgaaaaacaatatcTTTAGATATCTAGGTACTTactgcaatttttcgaatt
This is a stretch of genomic DNA from Caenorhabditis elegans chromosome V. It encodes these proteins:
- the irld-12 gene encoding Receptor L-domain domain-containing protein (Partially confirmed by transcript evidence), producing the protein MKTFSLSIFCIFLLFILFRYCSSLNLSKALQNVFDSNSCEKKCMFNYTEITSKTIQFFPKCEVVCAIIVIDSRTDLAHEKLEKAFKKMNFLVGGLRIENTKYTSLSFITTRFPNGPFNFSCSDYGLFIKNNSELNEIDVLYRFNMIRREGCQFGEVDVYKPNHMDNCDTLVNGLKVFNVTGEGDLSYLSTVKVIKGNIEIRHTTLQNLSFISKLERIKVQNEGIDEQLLINIHDNPNMTRLGLPNFQDIENYWSGIIRVNFENLHPDFCLTLPELNNFFLQSDLSVENLDAKLCEDYGNLEDIVLCIFISMEELPNNCEIIMGNLIIEGGDEDYVTKLRVLEFLFGSLIIQNTTLDSIGFLDSLHYITVLNESSPVAMIISNPNLKYAKMSGIWNILTRGERLAIIQDNHPEFYEPCQLFRIYVGSYVNYREYRSNLTYTGSNCGKRVELQLEDIQSGAQHHLGACVVLIWTLACYFTKNYINVLF
- the srw-135 gene encoding uncharacterized protein (Confirmed by transcript evidence); protein product: MIMSHFGNIFSLIFSANTLTHCILCTLMSSQYRASAKSVISCGYLSQKSKSSIVSVTQHCESCKKMSTIAMSKI
- the K12D9.1 gene encoding Methyltransferase domain-containing protein (Confirmed by transcript evidence), with amino-acid sequence MLDRLTDLAIGNVISNAINIGNRLNIFKAIAEISNEENPVLPEQIAAKAGCKERYVREWCNTLACGNILEVNEKEEFWISKENVEALTNTSFQLMFHTMLPTVLRPIDSLIECFKKDGPYGLDYSIYSDFEDMQAMFTKTVYEQHMISGLIPAFGNGIKEKLEDGGFRVLDVGCGEGFHSCLLAENYSKSQFVGLDICEKAIKSAKLNKKSDGSDFQNLEFVVGDAMIMPEDWTGCFDLVAFFGSLHDLLRPDLSLLEVHRVLKPGGMVVLTESDGTSNVFQDREAFGKMSALQYGGSMLHCLPVGSNSSDAMGYGSMWGRKRATELMTKCGFKDIEITPIIHFPGSVFYVLKK
- the irld-12 gene encoding Receptor L-domain domain-containing protein (Partially confirmed by transcript evidence), which produces MKTFSLSIFCIFLLFILFRYCSSLNLSKALQNVFDSNSCEKKCMFNYTEITSKTIQFFPKCEVVCAIIVIDSRTDLAHEKLEKAFKKMNFLVGGLRIENTKYTSLSFITTRFPNGPFNFSCSDYGLFIKNNSELNEIDVLYRFNMIRREGLKECNFEVENNEKLEIFCYTNYLDHYMNMKIFGNKRDCDGCQFGEVDVYKPNHMDNCDTLVNGLKVFNVTGEGDLSYLSTVKVIKGNIEIRHTTLQNLSFISKLERIKVQNEGIDEQLLINIHDNPNMTRLGLPNFQDIENYWSGIIRVNFENLHPDFCLTLPELNNFFLQSDLSVENLDAKLCEDYGNLEDIVLCIFISMEELPNNCEIIMGNLIIEGGDEDYVTKLRVLEFLFGSLIIQNTTLDSIGFLDSLHYITVLNESSPVAMIISNPNLKYAKMSGIWNILTRGERLAIIQDNHPEFYEPCQLFRIYVGSYVNYREYRSNLTYTGSNCGKRVELQLEDIQSGAQHHLGACVVLIWTLACYFTKNYINVLF
- the srw-136 gene encoding G-protein coupled receptors family 1 profile domain-containing protein (Predicted) yields the protein MSTCDFIDTFYAGFEYSIALSLCSFEKKIETVSLTISIIEPYLSVICILINILHFVILTKKSMRSSSINLIMAAVAIFDILTFLFQFKQIISHFIHASSPCLGRFSYWITLIDKSGFVIKDFSRRCSTWLFLSIAFIRTLIVRNPMNLKYKQLSNQPTAFYTIFGVFLLSLPSSAIQIFENNIIEIWQKTECQPQGELTYFIDVAEYFMRENAVLVKVAIIMDALISNIIPCFLFPIVTFLLVKELFKTEKSRKKLTKNSSSNHNDSQKTTKLVFYNTIIFFVAEFPLGVNTSITWFFMGAPGIMMIMSHFGNIFSLLLSANTSTHLVLCLLMSSQYRKTAKMVFSCGFELKKSQTTVASGTNNQQCKNCQAIIVSPV